A DNA window from Myxocyprinus asiaticus isolate MX2 ecotype Aquarium Trade chromosome 15, UBuf_Myxa_2, whole genome shotgun sequence contains the following coding sequences:
- the LOC127452701 gene encoding uncharacterized protein LOC127452701 produces MASHQLLERLKKRVHRIRLATINIGTFTGCSRELADALKTRRIDIACIQETRWKGSKARDIGEGYKLLYHGVRSSQNGVGMAISKRLRESVVEVNNISDRLISVKIVSGPTTIRVVSCYAPQVGCLGEEKDAFWESLDTHLQMVAPEKHILVGGDLNSHVGSDLSPLLFITCMDTATADLQAPYSWSLLYAVDVFLTGRERQDLQDQTQHWKDRLDVNGLQLNLDKTEYMEYGPQTDDTIRIEGRDLKKATQFKYLGSTLSADGDSLPDTRSRVNTAWLKWRQVTGVLCDRRMPNHLKAKVYKTVVRPVALYGAECWPASTRHEQALHVMEMHMLRWTLGLTRWDQVMNEDVRKIMGVTPIMDKMREARLQWYSHAVGVEESTAPQPRGKKKPCGRPKKWWMDQIKEDMRHVNTTPEDALDRKKWRATCRKADPATTWDKH; encoded by the exons atggcatcCCACCAACTCCTTGAAAG GTTAAAGAAGCGAGTCCATCGAATCCGATTAGCCACGATCAACATCGGCACCTTCACCGGCTGCAGCCGCGAACTGGCCGACGCCCTCAAGACCCGCCGCATAGACATTGCATGCATCCAGGAGACCAGATGGAAGGGGAGCAAGGCGAGGGACATTGGAGAAGGCTATAAGCTCTTATACCATGGCGTTAGGTCAAGTCAAAATGGAGTTGGCATGGCCATTAGCAAGCGGTTACGAGAGAGTGTCGTCGAAGTCAACAACATCTCTGATCGCCTCATCTCGGTCAAGATTGTATCCGGTCCGACCACCATCAGAGTTGTCTCATGCTACGCCCCTCAAGTGGGTTGCCTTGGTGAGGAGAAGGATGCATTTTGGGAGAGCCTCGACACGCACCTCCAGATGGTCGCCCCGGAGAAGCACATCCTGGTCGGAGGGGACCTTAACAGCCATGTTG GGTCTGACCTTTCGCCACTGCTCTTCATCACCTGCATGGATACGGCGACAGCAGATCTGCAGGCGCCATACTCTTGGTCCCTACTCTACGCTGTTGACGTATTTCTCACTGGCAGGGAACGGCAAGACCTCCAAGACCAAACACAGCATTGGAAAGATCGTCTGGATGTGAATGGCCTGCAACTCAACCTCGACAAGACGGAGTACATGGAATATGGCCCTCAGACTGATGATACCATCAGGATCGAAGGTAGAGACCTGAAGAAGGCCACCCAATTCAAGTACCTTGGTTCCACCCTCTCGGCTGATGGCGACAGTCTTCCAGACACAAGATCAAGAGTCAACACTGCCTGGCTGAAGTGGCGCCAGGTAACTGGCGTACTCTGCGATCGACGCATGCCAAACCACCTCAAGGCGAAGGTCTACAAGACAGTCGTCCGCCCAGTTGCCCTGTATGGGGCAGAGTGCTGGCCCGCATCCACCAGGCATGAACAGGCCCTTCATGTAATGGAGATGCACATGCTCAGGTGGACGTTAGGACTGACCCGATGGGACCAGGTGATGAATGAGGACGTCAGGAAAATTATGGGTGTGACACCGATCATGGACAAGATGAGGGAAGCACGCCTCCAATGGTACAGCCACGCAGTCGGAGTCGAGGAGAGCACTGCGCCTCAACCCCGAGGGAAAAAAAAACCATGCGGACGGCCAAAGAAATGGTGGATGGACCAGATTAAGGAAGATATGAGGCACGTCAACACCACCCCCGAAGATGCCCTTGATCGGAAGAAATGGAGAGCAACTTGCCGAAAAGCGGACCCTGCAACTACGTGGGACAAACACTag
- the LOC127452642 gene encoding trophoblast glycoprotein-like, whose translation MCEVELSLLPKLERKQLNMCNLTLCILLLLTCSCPTSSSCPVQCLCEVTTVNCVNQDLRFIPQNLPENITTLNISGNNIRNLNNTSFPRPLEHLTNLYVSGSQVEQLDSVVFDNLPSLRLLDLSNNRIMHFNIEAFPQDNKVEVLNLSRSLYNHSYVSIFANLFKHSLPKVSHLDLSNNDLVLLPEGMFTGLLDLIILDLRNNSLVEISSGTFQNRALKELDLRDNAFKVLPNSTLAELSSIPDLQVSIAGNPWRCDCNIEDMLIWLKRHDIVVDMVNMTCSDPIGLRNSPLLHLEQSQLPCTYTGDLKGVLETSYVFLGMVLALIGVIFLLVIYLNRKGIKKWMYNIRDACRDHMEGYHYRYEINSEPRLANLSLNSDV comes from the coding sequence ATGTGCGAGGTCGAATTATCGCTTTTGCCTAAACTTGAGAGAAAACAGCTGAATATGTGTAACTTGACACTCTGTATTTTACTCCTCCTGACATGTTCTTGCCCAACTTCATCTTCTTGTCCTGTACAATGCTTGTGCGAAGTCACAACAGTTAACTGTGTTAACCAAGATTTGAGATTCATCCCACAAAACCTTCCAGAAAACATCACCACACTTAACATAAGTGGTAACAATATAAGGAATCTTAACAACACATCTTTCCCCAGGCCACTGGAACATTTAACAAACCTTTATGTGtctggaagtcaagtggagcaatTAGACTCTGTGGTGTTTGACAACTTGCCAAGTCTTCGTTTACTTGACCTCAGCAACAATAGGATCATGCATTTTAACATTGAGGCTTTCCCTCAAGACAACAAGGTTGAGGTTCTGAACCTCAGTAGATCCTTATACAATCACTCATATGTAAGTATTTTTGCAAATCTTTTCAAACACAGCTTACCTAAGGTCTCCCATCTCGATTTGTCCAACAATGACCTGGTCCTCCTTCCAGAGGGCATGTTTACAGGTTTGTTGGACCTCATCATTTTGGATTTGAGGAACAACTCCCTTGTTGAAATTAGCAGTGGCACTTTTCAGAACCGGGCACTGAAAGAGTTGGACTTACGGGACAATGCATTCAAAGTGCTGCCAAACTCGACTCTGGCAGAGCTCAGTTCCATCCCTGACTTGCAAGTCAGTATCGCAGGAAACCCCTGGCGCTGCGATTGCAATATTGAAGACATGTTGATCTGGTTGAAGAGACATGACATTGTGGTAGACATGGTAAACATGACCTGTTCTGACCCAATAGGGCTGAGAAATAGCCCGCTCCTACACCTGGAGCAATCACAGCTTCCATGCACCTACACTGGCGATCTGAAGGGTGTCCTGGAGACCTCCTACGTGTTCCTGGGGATGGTGCTTGCCCTCATCGGGGTCATCTTCCTGCTTGTTATTTACCTCAACAGGAAAGGGATCAAGAAGTGGATGTACAATATCCGTGATGCTTGCAGAGACCATATGGAGGGGTACCATTACAGATATGAGATCAACTCTGAACCACGGCTTGCCAACCTCAGTCTGAACTCAGATGTCTGA